GGATAAATCAACATGAACTCCATCCTCCCTTACATCCAAATCTAACAGTTGGGTATTTTCAGGAATGGCACTAAAATCATCGGTATCCGAACCCTGTAGAAGCATATTAAAGGCATTGGTTAATACTTCTTCTTGGGTGGTTGCCCTTGGTAAGTCGGTAGTACGGGGGATAATTTCTAAATTTTCGTTGAGCCAATAGAGATTTACCCTTTGTCCTTCGGGTTGGGTGGGTTGTTCTGGATCAGTTGGTTGGGTGGGTTCTACGATGGTAGGATCAGGAACCTGGGTGGTTTCTCTGTTGAGGGAAGTATAAGCCAGTAGGGCGGCGGCAGTACCTAGTACGAGAACGACACCGCCGACAACGATGGTATTTTTCAAAGAGGAAAAGGGGTTAGTATTTTTATCTGCCATGGTAAAAAATAGATATTTAAATATTTATAGTTGAACTAATTTTAACGATTAGGAACATGAATTAATGCAGTCATTCCTATATTGTCATCTTCTATATTGAATTCTGATAGTCTGGCGATGACACCAAATCTTTGTAAACCATTTAAGTCTAACCGAGCATTAAGATTTTGGGTGAAACCTTGTAATAGTTGATCTGATATGGCACGACCGTTTAATGTTCCCCTTGGTTCAACAATTCTTAACCTTTGTCCTGCTACTAATTCTATGCCAAATTCTAGGTTAAAATCTACTCTTACCCCCGGCATCTGGGATCTAGCAACGGTACTTAGTCTTAATCTTTGATCTGGTCTTAGGTTTATACTAACTTCTTCTAATTCAAAGCCTTCTGGTACGGAGGGGGGAATGGATGAGGATATAATTTCAAAGGCTCGGGGCGATCGCACCATAGCATTAAGATCATCTTCCGTCAAAACCGTACGAATACCCACATTAATATCACTCTGGACAATTTCTCGCCAAGTTTCGGCATTAATCTCTCGAATACGACCAAAATCAAATTGAAGGGGATCTGTTTCTAACTCAAAGACATCTAAGCGGAAATTTTCTCGCAATTCCCAACCCCGCACAGCCAACCTCACTCGATCAACTTTTCCCTTAACAATGTTGTGGGTAGGAACATTCTCCACCCTTACCTCTATTTCTTCCACGGATTCGGAATTTTGTTTGATGGCATTGGTAAAGGCACTATCAATAATAAATCCCCCCGAAGACATTAAAGTCGTAAAAATTGTAAAGGTGCTAATAAAAAATTCCATTATTTTAATAAATACTTAGAATGTGATAAACAAGTGAAATAGTGAGGCTGAAGAATAAGGAACGGTGTTAGCAATTAATAGTAATTATCCTCAACAAATATGATCGTACAACTTTTATCTTGGAACCTAAACCCTAACACCTCCTTTGGCTAAAGATCGATAACCGTAATCCAATCTTGATAATTAGGATCTCTATTTTCCGTAATAGCAGTCAAAGTCTCTTTAATTTTAGTGGTAATAGGTCTTTCGGGAGACAGGTGATAATTTTCTACCCTCTTCACAGGAGTTACCTTCGCCGCCGTACCACATAAAAATAACTCATCGGCAATGAACAATTCTGTTTTATCAATTTCCCTTTGTTCTACTTCTAAGCCCAAATTTTTGGCAATGGTAATGACACTATCTCTGGTAATACCTTCAAGAATATCTTGATCAAAACTAGGAGTAATTAGTTTATCATTTCTGACCATAAAAATATTCATCCCCGTGGCTTCGCATACCTTACCTTGGGAGTTCATCAAAATAGCTTCATCAAAACCAGCATCCACCGCCTCAGTCTTGGCTAACGCAGAGGTAATATACGCACCACTGATTTTACCTCTAAGGGGTAAACTACGGTCTTCTTGGCGATACCAAGAGCTAATCCTGCAACTAATACCATCGGGGGATAAATAATCACCCATTTCTAAACCGTAAACAAAAAAGTTTTTTTCAATATTATGTAAACGGGGGGCAACCCCTAAGTCGGAGGTATAAACGAAAGGACGAATATAAAAAGGATTTGTGGGAGCATTTTTACTGACAAAATCCTTAATGACATCATAAATTTTTGTGGCGGGTAAGTCGTAGTGAAGATATTTGGCACTATTACTTAATCTCTTGCAGTGACGATCTAAACGAAATAATAACACCTGTTTAGGATTTTGAGGGTTGATAGTACCTCTCAAGCCACCAAAGGCACCTGTGCCATAGTGTAGGGCGTGGGTAGCAATAGAAATATTAGCATCTTTAAAGGGAACGAAGTTACCTTCAAAATAGGCGATGGGTAAAAAATCAGGCATAATTTGGATCAATAAATTCTAGTCAGTCTTATAATTATATAGGTGTTTTTATCCTATCATTAAAACACTCAACATTATTTATTGTTAGGGTTTAGGGGATGGTTATTGAGTGGATAAAGTTTGAGGTCTGTTCTTCCTACCATGGCTTTTTTTTGGCACAAGATCAATTAATTTGGACTAATGCCTTACAAAGATATGAGGGGTTTATGGATAAGCAAGTTTGGCTCAATCCTAACCACAAAGATGAAATTATTTTTGTCATTTCTTGGGCTTCTCGGGAGTTGTGGAAAGGTATTCCTCCTGAAGATTTAGCATTAATTGATCAGGAGTTTCAAAGGGCGATGGGGGATATTTCTTTTCGGATGGTTGAATCAAGGGAGTTTAATCTTCATCAATTCCCTTGACAGTTTTTTGGGTGTTGCTGATTTTAGATATGATTTATCATTGAGGCAGGGAACAGGGAACGGGGAACAGGGGACAGTTATAATATTTTGAAGTCTCAATTTTTAGTGTCATTCAATTATATTTCATACCATGATTAAGCAATGCCGTCTTTTGAACAGTCATATCGCCTTAATTCACTCTTGTTAAGGGTTTGAGACGCACAGAAGCTATTAATCCAAAAGTACCTGCGATCGCCCCTATCAATAACCAAAGAGCAAAGGAATAACCCTTAGTATCAGCGACAATTCCAGCTGATAGACCGATAAAACAATGTAATAAAGCTAATAAAAAAATTACATTTGGACTAGGATTTGTTATTAAATCTAACATAATAAATAACTATAAATTTTAACTATATTAAAACGATAAATATATTAATTTTTATCGACTTGATAACCAAATTCAGCTAATCTTAACCGTGATTGTCTCCATTTTGGTTCAACCTTAACAAACAACTCTAAATATACCTTACCAGTTAATATTTTCTGCATTTGTTGACGGGAAGCAGAACCAATTTCCTTCAACATACTACCTTTATCGCCAATTATAATCCCTTTTTGGGATTTTCTTTCCACACTAATGGCGGCATAAATTTTAGTTAGCTTAGGAGTTTCCACCATCTTTTCAATGGTGACAGCCACAGAATGGGGTATTTCTTCTCTGGTTAATAATAAAATTTGTTCCCTAATCAATTCTCCCATAATAAACCTTTCGGGTTGATCTGTTACTAAATCAGGAGGATAATAATAGGGACCAAAATCAAGATTTGTGATTAATTTTTGTTGTAATTCTTCTAACCCAAAACCATTAACCGCAGAAAACTTTACCTGTTGCCAATTATCCCGACAAATTTCCCTATAACTAGCATCGATTTCCTCTCCATTACCCTTTTGTAAATCCGCTTTATTTAAACCCAGAATTACAGGGGTATTACTATTTTGCAATAAATCGGCTATGTAGCGATCGCCCCCACCAGCCTTTTGCGCACAATCAACTACAAACAAAACCACATCCACATTATTAATTGCTGACACCGCATTTTGTACCAAAACCCTTCCTAATTCATGGTGGGGCTTATGAATACCGGGAGTATCCACAAAAATAATTTGAGCCTCATCGGTGGTTAAAATCCCCTGTAAACGGTTACGAGTAGTTTGTGCCACTGGGGAAGTAATCGCCACCTTTTGCCCAATTAATTGATTCATCAAAGTAGACTTACCCACATTGGGGCGCCCGATAATAGCAATAAAACCAGATTTGAAATTTTCTGGGGCAATGGGGATAATACTAGAAACTAAATCATTAACATTCGACATAGAATATTTTATATAACTATTTAACTATACAATGCAATTATAAGAAATTAAGATTTCACCCATCTCAAAAGTATCCACAATAATTGGCATCCTTCACATTTTACTCTAATCACCACCAGCAAATGAATTTAACCACAGAACAAATCTTAACCAAATATCACAACGGAGAAAAAGACTTTAGCCATAGTAAGCTATTAGAAGCAGAAATAATCAAGGCTAACCTATCTGGTACTAACTTTGCCCATAGTGATTTACGACAATCAAGATTAGGGCAAACTGATTTTAGTGATAGTAATTTTAGTCATGCTGATTTGAGTGAAGCTATTTTGTGGGGAACAAATTTTAATCAGGCAAACTTAAAACAGGCAAGTTTTCGAGATGCAGATTTAAGCAATGCTCATCTGATAGACAGTAATTTGCAAGGTGCCAATTTGATTCAAGCTATTTTGTGTGGCGTTAACTTTAAAGGTGCAAATTTAACCAATGTTATGGCTATCTATGCCGACTTTCGTATTTCTTCTGATTATCGTACCAACTTAAGTGAAGTAAATCTGAGTAATGCCGATTTAAGCTATAGTTTTTTATCCCAAGCCCTTTTATATCGAGCTAATTTGAATGGTGCAAAGCTATGTCGAGCGCACCTAGGCAAAAGAAAATACAATCAAAGTAACCTTGTTACTGACTTAACCGAAGCTAGTTTACAAAATGCCGATTTGAGCTATGCAGACTTATCAGGAGTTATTCTGGTGGGTGCAAATCTTCGGGGTGCAGATTTAACAGGCACAATTTTGGATGGGGCAATTTTGACTAATGCTATCATGCCCGATGGTCAAGTTATAGTCTTGTAAAGGTGTGAAGAATGGATAATTGACAATTAACAATTAATAAACTGCACCCTGCAACTAGAAGCCTGAAACCTAACCATACTGACAGCTTTTATCCCCAACTGAGGTTATCTATCTTTGAGATTGTAGAAGTTGAGTAATTCCTTTTTTCTCCACTAATCCCAATAGGGTACCATCTTCTTTGATGACAGTTAACTCAGTTTCTTTTTGTTGTTCCAACATTTTAACTACTTCCAAAAGAGTTTCTGTATCACTGACAGTTTTAACATCGTCATGGGATTTCATTAATTCCTTGATAGTTGTTTCACCCCAAAGATGAGTAGAAATATTTTTCAAGTCTTCTACTTCTAAAACCCCTACTAACATATTTTCTTCGTTGGTAACAAGAAATTTGCGCCAAGGCTGTTTACCAATGATGTAGTTATTGGCAAATTCTCTGAGGGTTAAGTTTTCTTTGACAATGGGGCTTTCTTTGGTGATAGCGTCACTAGCTGTAAAGTGATTTAGCTTATCTTCTAATCTAGCAGACTGGGCAGCGGTACCTGCATTTTGAAGTAAAAACCAACCGATTAGGACTGTCCAAAAGTTACCAAAAGGAATTACTCCTAATGTACCTAATGCACCAATGATAACGGCTGTCCAACCAAAAAACTGTCCAAAACGTCCTGCGAAGATAACACCTTTTTGAGGATTTCCTGTAATTTTCCAGACAATGGCTTTTAATACGTTACCACCATCGAGGGGTAATCCCGGAATCATATTAAACAATGCCAAGATGAGGTTAATATAAGCCAATAGGGAGACAACAAGGGAAAGAGCCAATGGTAGGGGAGTAGTTACCTGAATGGCGGTAAAGATAGCAAATAGTATTATACTTACTAAAGGCCCGGCGATCGCAACGGCAAAGGCTTCTCCCGGAGATTTAGATTCTCTTTCTAAGGATGCTAAACCACCAAAGATAAAGAGGGTAATGGATTTTACCTCAATTCCTTGAGAAATCGCCACAAAACTATGCCCCAATTCGTGGGCTAACACTGAGGCAAAGAGTAGTAAAGAAGCAAATAAACCCACTAACCAAGGAAGTACCCCCGGAAGTTCGGTGGTAAATGCTAGTTGTCCACCATAGGTAAGAGTCATTAAACCCAATACTAAAAACCACGAGGGGTTGATATAAAAGGGAATCCCAAATAAATTCCCAACTCTGATATTACCATTCATATATTGTTCGTCTCCTTATTTGACTTAGTATTTTAAATCGCTTTTGGAAATACGATTATCAAAAAATAATGTTTATTATTGCTAATACTATATTACGATATATTTTGAAATATAAAAAGCAAAAATAGAGCGGTAATCCGTCTATTTATTGTTCGGTTAAATGTTTCTATCATTTCCTGTTTACCAAAATATATATTTTAAAAAACTAATATTTTTGGGTAAATAAAATTACCATAAAAGACTTTATAACACCTAACAAAAAACCCTAAACTCTTGTGTAGTAAGAATTTAGGGAGCATTTAATTAATTATTTAAGAGAAAATAAATTAATATAAATTTATTTTAGTCACGGCTATTAATGGCGATTAAAAGTCGAAGAATAAACACGAATAAATTGATGTAAGTTAGGTACATGGACAAAGCCGCACTCAGATATTGTTCATCTCTGTAGGTGCGAGGTAGGATATAAAAATCTACCACAGAAACTCCCGCAAAGAGAAAAACACCAAAACCAGAAATACCAACCTCTAACCAACTAGGAGTATATACCCCAAAAAGGCTAAAAATTAATTGTCCTACTAACACCACCAATAAACCAATCATCGCCATAGAGACGGTTTTAGTCAGTGCCAAGCCATCTTCTTCTGATAGATTAGAGCCAATATTTCGGGCGGCAATGAACGTTACACCACAGCCCAAAGCTGCGATCGCAACGCCATTAATACCTACCCCCTCAGTGCCTAACGCAACGTAAACCAAACCACTGAGAGTATAACCAGACAAAAGACTATAAACAGCCAAAAGAGGTAGAGCAGTAGAATTATTTGCCTTTTCTGCAATGCCTCTGACCACGAAAAATAGGATCAACTCAGCAACTAACGCCACGAAAAAAGTGGTCATAAAAATACCGGGGTTAGAGCGAAGCACCCCCAAACCGCCATAGGTACCCACAGCAGTTAAAACTAAGCCACCGCCCAAAAATGGTAACGCATTGGGAATGACATTAGGACCTACTAATGCTTTATTTTGGGCATTTTGAATTGCCCCACGAAAATTACTACTTGTAGCCATATATTTTGTTCTTAAAACCTAAGATATTATTACTATAGCTACTATTTTAAATCAGAAGATCTCTCTCCGACTTACGGAAAACCGATAACAAATATCGTTTGTGGGTGCAGAAATCAATAACTTCCAGAGGACAAGAAAAAACTTTTTACAAAATTTTACAAAACGTTACAAAACTATGATATAATTTTGCCACTCTAAATAAAACAATATAATAAAAGTGTATATGATAGCGGATCAATTTCCTTGGCTCACCGCAATTATAGCCTTGCCCCTAATCGCAGCCTTATTAATTCCCTTCATCCCCGACAAAGAAGGAAAAACCCTCAGATGGTATGCATTAGGAATAGGCATAACCGATTTCATTTTAATGTGTTACGTTTTTTGGCAAAAATTCGATACAAACAATGCCAACCTACAATTAGTAGAAAGCTATAGCTGGATACCCGACATCGGATTAAATTGGGCAGTATCTGTTGATGGTTTATCCATGCCCCTTGTGTTGTTAGCAGGATTTGTAACCACCCTCTCCATTTTTTCAGCTTGGCAAGTAGATCGTAAGCCAAAACTATTTTACTTTTTATTATTACTACTATACTCGGCCCAAATCGGCGTATTTGTCGCCCAAGACATATTATTACTCTTCATCATGTGGGAATTAGAATTAGTTCCTGTATATCTCCTCGTGTCCATCTGGGGCGGTAAAAAACGTCGCTACGCTGCCACCAAATTTTTACTCTATACTGCCCTTGCCTCTATTTTTATCCTCGTGGCAGGATTAGGGATGGCGTTATACGGTGGAGGTGCCATTACCTTTGACATGGTGGAGTTAGGCTTAAAAGATTATCCCCTCACCCTCGAATTATTACTATACGGTGGTTTATTAGTTGCCTTTGGTGTCAAACTGGCGGTTTTCCCCCTCCATACATGGCTACCTGATGCCCATGGAGAAGCATCTTCTCCCGTTTCTATGATTTTGGCAGGGGTATTATTAAAAATGGGAGGCTATGGTTTAATTCGTCTTAACCTTGGTTTATTATCCGAAGCCCATATTTATTTTGCACCTCTGCTCGTTATCCTCGGGGTGGTAAACATTATTTACGGTGCTTTTGCCTCCTTTGGACAAACTAATATGAAACGTCGTTTAGCTTATTCCTCTGTGTCTCACATGGGATTTGTGTTAATCGGTATTGCTTCTTTTACCGACTTGGGTATTAGTGGGGCTATGCTACAAATGCTTTCCCATGGTTTAATTGCCGCTTTACTCTTCTTCCTTGCAGGGGTAACTTACGATCGCACCAAGACCATGTATTTAGACGAAATGGGTAATATAGGTAAAGTGATGCCCAAGGTTTTCGCTTTATTTACCGCAGGGGCGATGGCTTCCTTAGCCTTACCCGGTATGAGTGGTTTTGTCAGTGAGTTAGCAGTGTTTGTGGGTTATAGTAACAGCGATGTTTATGGTTCGACTTTCCGCACCGTAACTATCCTCCTCAGTGCAGTAGGTTTAATCCTAACCCCCATCTATCTACTATCGATGTTAAGACAGTTATTTTATAGCTCGGATCAAACTTTGATGTGTAATTTGGGAGTACCTACCAATATCATTAACACAGACGAAGATAATGATGAGCCTGTATGTTTCGGGAATGATTGTATTTTGCCTATGAATGCAAAATATGAGGATGCTAAACCAAGGGAGATTTTCATTGCGGCTTCTTTCCTGATTTTGATCATTGGGGTGGGTTTATATCCTAAGTTGGCGACTCAGTTATATGATGTGAAAACCGTGGCAATCAATGCTCAGGTAACAGAATCATATCAACAGGTTGCCCTTACTAATCCTCGTTTTGGCAATAAATTTGTCGAATCCCCTAATCTGGTGGAAAAAGTAGCAATCAATCAGTAAAAACTTAATAACCTCAGTTTGATATGGTGGTTGTAAATATGCTTGGATTGCTGGTTTCGTACCTACAATTGTTCGTCAAACTGAGGTTACAATAGATTTATAGGAGCTAACTTGAATTATATTTTTAGTAGTTCTTTATTGTTCTATTCTCAATTATTAAATGTCAGAAGATTCTCAAACTATCTCCCTTCCCAGTGTTGAAAGTGCGATCGCCCTTGCAGGAAAACAAGAAGAAAACCTAAGATATATAGCGAAAATGACAGGGGCAAACTTATCGTTACAGGGGCAAGATGTCGCCATCTACGGTAAAGCAAAACCCGTTGCGAGGAGTATTGAAGTAATCAAGGCATTAGAAGCCTTTTGGTTAGAGGCAAAACCCATCACCGAGTCAGATATATTAGTGGTGTTTCATGCCCTTGACACCAATAAAATGGAAGAATACGAGGGAATCCAAAAAGAAGTATTAGCCCGTACGAGAAATGGGGAATTAATACGAGCTAAAACTTTTAAACAAAGACAGTATGTTAAAACTATCCAAAAATATGATATTACCTTTGGTATTGGTCCAGCTGGTACAGGAAAAACCTTTTTAGCGGCCGTTTTGGCAGTACAAGCCCTCTTGAATGATGAATGTGAAAGACTTATCTTAACCCGCCCTGCCGTAGAAGCGGGAGAGAAATTGGGCTTTTTACCGGGGGATTTGCAACAAAAGGTTGATCCTTTTTTACGTCCTTTGTACGATGCTTTGTATCAATTCATTGAACCGATTAAAATTCCTGAACTGATTGAAAAAGGTAAAATAGAAGTTGCTCCCATTGCCTATATGAGAGGGAGAACCTTAAGTAATGCTTTTGTAATCGTTGATGAGGCACAAAATACCACCCCTGCACAGTTAAAAATGGTTTTAACCCGTCTTGGTTTTGGTTCTAAAATGGTGGTGACGGGGGATATTACTCAAACTGATTTGCCCAACCAACAACAGTCGGGCTTGATTGTGGCGGCAAAAATTTTACAGGATGTCAATGGTATTGGTTTCTGCAA
The sequence above is a segment of the Cyanobacterium stanieri PCC 7202 genome. Coding sequences within it:
- a CDS encoding PhoH family protein (PFAM: PhoH-like protein~COGs: COG1702 Phosphate starvation-inducible protein PhoH predicted ATPase~InterPro IPR003714~KEGG: cyt:cce_2906 phosphate starvation-inducible protein~PFAM: PhoH family protein~SPTR: Phosphate starvation-inducible protein) — its product is MSEDSQTISLPSVESAIALAGKQEENLRYIAKMTGANLSLQGQDVAIYGKAKPVARSIEVIKALEAFWLEAKPITESDILVVFHALDTNKMEEYEGIQKEVLARTRNGELIRAKTFKQRQYVKTIQKYDITFGIGPAGTGKTFLAAVLAVQALLNDECERLILTRPAVEAGEKLGFLPGDLQQKVDPFLRPLYDALYQFIEPIKIPELIEKGKIEVAPIAYMRGRTLSNAFVIVDEAQNTTPAQLKMVLTRLGFGSKMVVTGDITQTDLPNQQQSGLIVAAKILQDVNGIGFCNLTQADVIRHPLVQKIVAAYEKHL